One region of Peribacillus simplex genomic DNA includes:
- the yihA gene encoding ribosome biogenesis GTP-binding protein YihA/YsxC gives MKVTSSDIVISAVKPEQYPNTPIPEFALAGRSNVGKSSFINKMINRKNLARTSSKPGKTQTLNFYIINEAIHFVDVPGYGYAKVSKTERDAWGRMIETYFTSRDQLRAALLIVDLRHPPTKDDIAMYEFLKHYDLPRIVIATKADKIPKGKWQKHLKITRQTLNMEREDELLLFSGETGEGKEQAWGVLKKYM, from the coding sequence ATGAAAGTGACAAGTTCAGATATTGTCATCAGCGCTGTAAAGCCTGAGCAATATCCCAATACTCCAATACCGGAATTTGCCTTGGCGGGCCGTTCCAATGTTGGTAAATCCAGTTTCATCAACAAAATGATCAATCGAAAAAACTTGGCGCGCACATCCTCTAAACCGGGTAAAACGCAGACCTTGAATTTTTACATCATAAATGAAGCAATCCATTTTGTTGATGTACCGGGTTATGGCTATGCAAAGGTTTCAAAAACGGAGCGTGATGCTTGGGGAAGGATGATCGAAACGTACTTCACTTCCCGTGATCAGCTCCGCGCTGCGCTTCTGATCGTCGATTTGCGTCATCCGCCTACAAAGGATGATATCGCAATGTATGAATTCCTGAAGCATTATGACCTGCCCAGGATCGTAATTGCAACAAAAGCGGATAAAATTCCAAAAGGCAAATGGCAGAAGCACTTGAAAATAACACGCCAAACGTTAAATATGGAAAGAGAAGATGAATTGCTTCTTTTCTCGGGTGAAACAGGCGAAGGTAAGGAACAAGCTTGGGGCGTCCTTAAGAAATATATGTAA
- the hemA gene encoding glutamyl-tRNA reductase: protein MHILAVGINYKTAPVEIREKLSFNEAELAEAMKALKNKKSILENIIISTCNRTEIYAVGDQLHTSRYYIKEFLSEWFNIDKEEFSKYLFIYEGDGAVEHLFSVICGLNSMILGETQILGQVRTSYMLGQKDDTIGTVFNHLFKQAITLAKKAHSETDINTNAVSVSYAAVELAKKIFGGLNGKNVLILGAGKMGELAIQNLHSNGADSITVINRTFQKAVDLAERFNGTAKQLQELQCALVEADILITSTGSKDLLVTKEMMTYVNKLRKGRPIFMVDIAVPRDLDPTLAELENIFLYDIDDLEGIVQANIEERKKAAEKIELMIESEIVDFNQWINLLGVVPVISSLREKSLSIQQETMESIERKLPHLSERDKKVLNKHTKSIINQMLKDPILYAKELADEPNAKEQLNNFVKIFHLEDLIEDQLVADDEKEMNSSKASLLNPVPVQ, encoded by the coding sequence ATGCATATTCTAGCGGTTGGTATTAATTACAAAACTGCCCCTGTTGAAATTCGGGAAAAACTATCGTTTAACGAAGCCGAACTTGCCGAGGCAATGAAAGCTCTTAAAAATAAAAAAAGCATCTTGGAAAACATTATTATTTCAACATGCAACAGAACAGAAATATATGCGGTCGGTGACCAGCTTCATACGAGCCGGTATTATATAAAGGAATTTCTTTCGGAGTGGTTTAACATCGATAAAGAAGAATTTTCTAAATACCTGTTCATCTATGAAGGCGATGGGGCAGTCGAGCATTTATTTTCAGTTATCTGCGGCTTGAATTCCATGATACTGGGGGAAACCCAGATTTTGGGACAAGTGCGTACAAGCTATATGTTAGGACAGAAGGATGATACGATCGGCACCGTTTTTAACCATCTCTTCAAGCAAGCCATTACATTAGCTAAAAAGGCTCATTCAGAAACGGATATCAATACGAATGCCGTTTCTGTCAGCTATGCGGCAGTCGAGCTTGCAAAAAAAATCTTTGGAGGCCTGAACGGCAAGAACGTCTTGATTCTTGGGGCCGGTAAGATGGGTGAGTTAGCCATTCAGAATCTGCATAGTAATGGCGCTGACAGCATCACAGTCATTAACCGCACCTTTCAGAAAGCGGTCGACTTGGCGGAGAGATTCAATGGTACAGCGAAACAGCTTCAAGAGCTGCAATGCGCTTTAGTGGAAGCGGATATCCTGATTACCTCCACTGGTTCAAAGGATCTTCTAGTAACAAAAGAAATGATGACATACGTGAATAAGCTTCGTAAAGGCCGTCCTATTTTCATGGTGGATATCGCAGTGCCGCGTGACCTTGATCCAACATTGGCGGAGCTTGAAAATATCTTCTTGTATGACATTGACGATCTTGAAGGGATCGTACAAGCGAATATCGAAGAGCGCAAAAAAGCTGCCGAGAAAATAGAATTGATGATCGAATCTGAAATTGTGGACTTCAATCAATGGATTAATTTGCTTGGTGTGGTTCCTGTCATTTCTTCTTTACGGGAAAAATCCCTATCCATACAACAGGAAACGATGGAAAGCATCGAAAGAAAGCTTCCTCATTTAAGCGAACGGGACAAAAAGGTTCTGAACAAGCATACGAAGAGCATCATCAACCAAATGCTAAAAGATCCTATTCTTTATGCAAAAGAGCTTGCGGATGAGCCGAATGCAAAAGAGCAATTAAATAATTTCGTGAAAATCTTTCATTTAGAGGACTTGATTGAAGACCAGCTGGTAGCGGATGATGAAAAAGAAATGAACAGCTCCAAGGCATCCCTATTGAATCCAGTTCCTGTCCAGTAA
- a CDS encoding LiaI-LiaF-like domain-containing protein, whose translation MKTQRIFPGTVLIGFGLYFFLEHSQMEIFPGFYSWPTLLCIVGAAFLVQAYSGNEYESILPGVILLGFGAHFHIVANLDIWPDNIGIFILIISLGFILRARKTNSGMFHGMVLFIISILFLFYDKITTSFGIVETNTADIERFWPFALMAIGIYFLVRKK comes from the coding sequence ATGAAAACGCAACGTATTTTCCCGGGAACCGTTTTAATCGGTTTCGGACTCTATTTTTTTCTTGAACATTCCCAAATGGAAATCTTTCCAGGCTTTTATAGCTGGCCCACTTTATTATGCATAGTCGGTGCCGCCTTCTTGGTTCAGGCCTATAGCGGTAATGAATATGAATCCATCCTGCCAGGAGTCATCCTACTGGGATTCGGGGCTCACTTCCATATTGTAGCAAACCTTGATATTTGGCCGGATAATATAGGTATCTTTATTTTAATCATCTCACTGGGATTTATTCTCCGGGCACGTAAAACAAATTCTGGAATGTTTCACGGGATGGTATTATTCATCATCTCGATCCTTTTCTTGTTCTATGATAAAATCACAACGTCTTTCGGGATTGTTGAAACAAATACGGCGGACATCGAAAGGTTTTGGCCATTTGCCTTGATGGCAATCGGCATCTACTTTTTGGTTCGAAAAAAGTAA
- the lon gene encoding endopeptidase La: MTDQEIIVPLLPLRGLLVYPTMVLHLDVGRDKSVQALEKAMVEDHLIFLTTQQDVSLDEPGEEDLFTMGTLTKVKQMLKLPNGTIRVLVEGLNRAEVIEFYDYETHYGAKIKIYEDSDEKDAEHQALMRTLLDYFEQYIKMSKKITGETFSSTSDIEEPGRLADIIASHLPLKLKEKQEVLETIDMKKRLSRVIEIINNEKEVLFLEKKIGQRVKRSMERTQKEYYLREQMKAIQKELGDKEGKTGEIEVLNEKIEEADMPEHIKETALKELDRYEKVPSSSAESSVIRNYIEWLISLPWSKATKDDLNIHKAEKILNRDHHGLEKVKERVLEYLAVQQLTNSLKGPILCLVGPPGVGKTSLAKSIASSLNRNFVRISLGGVRDESEIRGHRRTYVGAMPGRIIQGMKKAGTINPVFLLDEVDKMSNDFRGDPSAAMLEVLDPEQNHNFSDHYIEETYNLSKVMFIATANNLGSIPGPLRDRMEIISIAGYTEIEKLHIAKDHLLPRQLENHGLMKTQLQIREEALTKIIRYYTREAGVRSLERQLASICRKTAKIIVSGDKKRVVISEKNVEEFLGKTMFHYGQAEVENQVGVANGLAYTSVGGDTLQIEVSLSPGKGKLILTGKLGDVMKESAQAAFSYVRSKTEKLHIDTNFHEKYDIHIHVPEGAVPKDGPSAGITIATALISALTNRPIRKEVGMTGEITLRGRVLPIGGLKEKSLAAHRAGLTKIIIPQNNEKDIDDIPESVRKALTFVPVSHVDEVLEHALVGVNE; this comes from the coding sequence ATGACTGATCAAGAAATCATCGTCCCCCTCCTGCCGCTTAGAGGACTGCTTGTATATCCAACAATGGTACTTCATTTAGATGTAGGCCGAGATAAATCGGTACAAGCCCTTGAGAAAGCAATGGTGGAAGACCATCTTATATTTTTGACGACACAACAAGATGTTTCGTTGGACGAACCAGGTGAAGAAGATTTATTTACTATGGGAACTTTAACAAAGGTAAAACAGATGCTGAAGCTTCCGAATGGTACAATCCGGGTGTTAGTGGAAGGATTGAACCGGGCAGAGGTCATTGAATTTTACGATTATGAGACACATTATGGTGCCAAGATTAAAATATATGAAGACAGTGATGAAAAGGATGCTGAACATCAAGCATTAATGCGCACCCTGCTGGATTATTTTGAACAATACATAAAAATGTCCAAGAAAATAACCGGTGAAACGTTTTCGTCCACTTCCGATATTGAAGAGCCAGGGAGATTAGCGGATATAATCGCATCCCATTTGCCTTTGAAGTTGAAGGAGAAGCAAGAAGTGCTTGAGACCATTGATATGAAAAAGCGTTTAAGCCGGGTGATCGAAATCATCAATAACGAGAAAGAAGTTCTTTTTCTCGAGAAAAAAATTGGCCAGCGTGTTAAGCGTTCGATGGAACGGACCCAAAAAGAATATTACCTACGTGAACAAATGAAAGCGATCCAAAAGGAATTGGGCGATAAAGAAGGAAAAACAGGGGAAATTGAGGTCCTCAACGAAAAGATAGAAGAAGCGGATATGCCTGAGCATATTAAAGAAACGGCATTAAAGGAATTGGACCGTTATGAAAAAGTTCCGTCAAGCTCTGCCGAGAGTTCTGTCATCCGTAATTATATCGAATGGTTGATCTCGCTTCCTTGGTCCAAAGCGACTAAAGATGACTTGAATATTCACAAAGCTGAAAAGATCCTGAACAGGGACCACCATGGATTGGAAAAGGTGAAAGAACGGGTGCTTGAGTATTTAGCCGTCCAGCAATTGACCAATTCATTGAAGGGACCGATCCTTTGCTTAGTTGGACCACCCGGCGTCGGGAAAACAAGTCTGGCTAAATCGATTGCTTCATCCCTGAATAGGAATTTCGTCCGTATATCTTTAGGCGGGGTGCGTGATGAATCAGAAATCCGCGGACATCGCCGCACATATGTAGGGGCGATGCCGGGAAGGATCATCCAAGGCATGAAAAAAGCTGGAACGATCAATCCTGTCTTTTTACTGGACGAAGTGGATAAGATGTCCAATGACTTTAGGGGAGATCCATCTGCAGCGATGCTGGAGGTGCTCGATCCGGAGCAAAATCATAATTTCAGTGATCATTATATTGAAGAAACGTATAATCTTTCCAAAGTCATGTTCATAGCGACTGCGAATAATTTGGGATCTATTCCAGGCCCGCTTCGTGATCGTATGGAAATCATTTCGATTGCAGGTTATACTGAGATAGAGAAACTTCATATAGCCAAGGATCACTTACTGCCAAGACAGTTGGAAAACCATGGTTTAATGAAGACACAATTGCAAATCCGTGAGGAAGCACTTACCAAAATCATCCGTTATTATACCCGGGAAGCCGGTGTTCGGAGTCTGGAGCGACAGCTTGCAAGCATTTGTCGTAAGACTGCAAAAATCATCGTGTCCGGAGATAAAAAGCGGGTCGTCATTTCTGAAAAGAATGTCGAGGAGTTTTTAGGGAAAACCATGTTCCATTATGGACAGGCGGAAGTCGAAAACCAAGTAGGAGTAGCTAATGGTTTAGCTTACACATCGGTTGGTGGCGATACGCTGCAAATCGAGGTTTCCTTGTCACCGGGTAAAGGCAAGCTTATCCTGACAGGAAAGCTTGGCGATGTAATGAAAGAGTCAGCCCAGGCTGCTTTCAGTTATGTCCGTTCGAAAACTGAAAAACTTCATATTGATACGAACTTCCATGAAAAATATGATATTCATATTCATGTCCCCGAAGGTGCCGTCCCTAAAGATGGTCCTTCTGCAGGCATCACGATTGCAACAGCGTTAATATCGGCCCTTACTAATAGGCCGATCAGAAAAGAGGTAGGCATGACAGGCGAAATTACATTACGCGGACGGGTTCTTCCGATCGGCGGGCTTAAAGAAAAATCTTTAGCGGCCCATCGCGCAGGACTTACGAAAATCATCATCCCGCAAAATAACGAAAAGGATATTGATGATATCCCGGAAAGTGTCCGTAAAGCATTAACATTTGTTCCAGTTTCACACGTCGATGAAGTCCTTGAGCATGCATTGGTAGGTGTGAACGAATGA